The Mycoplasmopsis equigenitalium genome contains a region encoding:
- a CDS encoding zinc-dependent alcohol dehydrogenase: MKAFVVESPKNWSVKEVSVPKPKMKEVLIQMETSGICHTDLHAANYDWLVEPKYPLIPGHEGIGKVVALGEGCSRLKVGDRVCLAWLHDACGSCEFCLTGRETLCPKQNMSAYTKDGSYAEYAIGHEDYVGIVPEKLDLITGAPVVCAGVTTYKALKQTKAVPGNYVAVIGVGGLGQLGIQYAKAMGLRPIGIDISDDKVELAKKSGAEFAFNSAKDSKYIEKVLEVTNGGVHAVINTSVAPVAAEQAMNILRRGGRQVLVGLPAKDKLGKDDIKVSIFWTVLLERELAGSIVGTRQDLAESLQYAAEGKVKSEVTKVVKLDEVASIFDKLQKGEFLGRAVIDFRK; this comes from the coding sequence ATGAAGGCATTCGTTGTTGAATCGCCAAAAAACTGAAGCGTAAAAGAAGTTTCAGTTCCAAAACCTAAGATGAAAGAAGTTTTAATCCAAATGGAAACATCAGGTATTTGTCATACTGATTTACATGCTGCTAATTATGACTGATTAGTTGAACCAAAATATCCACTTATTCCTGGTCACGAAGGAATTGGTAAAGTTGTTGCACTTGGAGAAGGATGCAGCCGCTTAAAAGTTGGTGATCGTGTTTGTTTAGCATGATTACACGATGCTTGTGGTAGCTGTGAATTCTGTTTAACAGGACGTGAAACACTTTGTCCAAAGCAAAATATGTCAGCATATACTAAAGATGGATCATACGCTGAATATGCAATTGGTCATGAAGACTATGTTGGTATTGTGCCAGAAAAATTAGACTTAATTACCGGTGCGCCAGTTGTTTGTGCTGGGGTTACAACTTACAAAGCACTTAAACAAACTAAAGCAGTTCCAGGTAACTATGTTGCTGTAATTGGTGTTGGTGGTTTAGGCCAATTAGGTATTCAATATGCTAAAGCAATGGGATTACGCCCAATCGGAATTGATATTAGTGACGATAAAGTTGAATTAGCGAAAAAATCTGGAGCAGAATTTGCGTTCAATTCAGCAAAAGATAGTAAATATATTGAAAAAGTTCTTGAAGTTACAAACGGTGGTGTACACGCTGTTATTAACACATCGGTAGCACCAGTTGCCGCTGAACAAGCTATGAACATTCTTCGTCGTGGTGGTCGTCAAGTGCTTGTTGGTTTACCAGCAAAAGACAAACTTGGTAAAGACGATATTAAAGTATCAATTTTTTGAACAGTATTACTAGAAAGAGAATTAGCAGGTTCAATCGTTGGTACAAGACAAGACCTTGCTGAATCACTTCAATATGCTGCAGAAGGTAAGGTTAAATCAGAAGTTACTAAAGTTGTTAAACTTGATGAAGTAGCATCAATTTTTGATAAATTGCAAAAAGGCGAATTCTTAGGCCGTGCAGTTATCGACTTTAGAAAATAA
- a CDS encoding RluA family pseudouridine synthase encodes MLELQVKYKERIDKYICDNSDITRNDIKELIEQGAVECDGDIVRKPNYIPKLDSIITVTKLLDKEITLQPEKIDFEIVFQNDNYIVINKPNNLVVHPSPGHLNNTLVNGLLYYFKNNLSNNNGLLRPGIVHRIDKDTTGLLLVAKNNNAHNLIADMIKEHKVKREYLAIVENWPNQDIYHIDLPIGRDKKSRQKMIVTNIEAKEAITHIKVLKKFEHNNKKLALIKCSLETGRTHQIRVHLSYIKHPVFNDPTYGNEGSEFNQYLHAFKLEFNDPFDSKNKVFYAQPPQEFNISNFDFSKLNMI; translated from the coding sequence ATGCTTGAATTACAAGTTAAATATAAAGAGCGAATCGATAAATATATTTGCGATAATTCGGATATTACTAGAAACGACATTAAAGAATTAATTGAACAAGGCGCGGTTGAGTGTGATGGCGATATTGTTAGAAAACCAAACTATATTCCCAAACTCGATAGCATAATCACTGTTACAAAATTACTAGATAAAGAAATCACACTCCAACCAGAAAAAATTGATTTTGAAATTGTTTTTCAAAATGATAATTATATTGTCATCAACAAACCAAATAATCTTGTTGTTCACCCCTCACCAGGTCATCTTAACAACACGCTTGTAAATGGTTTACTTTACTATTTTAAAAACAATTTATCAAATAATAATGGACTTTTGCGACCAGGAATTGTTCATCGAATTGACAAAGATACAACCGGACTTTTACTGGTAGCAAAAAACAATAATGCCCATAACTTGATTGCTGATATGATCAAGGAACACAAGGTAAAACGCGAATATCTTGCCATCGTTGAAAATTGACCAAACCAAGATATTTATCATATTGATTTGCCGATTGGTCGCGATAAAAAATCTCGGCAAAAAATGATTGTTACTAACATTGAAGCAAAAGAAGCGATTACCCATATTAAGGTGTTAAAAAAATTTGAACATAATAATAAAAAACTAGCCTTAATTAAATGCTCCTTAGAAACTGGACGCACACACCAAATTCGTGTTCATTTAAGCTATATTAAACACCCTGTTTTTAACGATCCTACATATGGCAATGAGGGCAGTGAGTTCAATCAGTATCTACACGCATTTAAGTTAGAATTTAACGACCCATTCGATTCTAAAAATAAGGTATTTTATGCACAACCGCCACAAGAATTCAACATCAGTAATTTCGATTTTTCAAAATTAAATATGATCTAA
- the rpsO gene encoding 30S ribosomal protein S15, translating into MLTKDTKAKLVQKFGKDKKNTGAIEVQIALLTQDIETLKPHFQANPKDNHSKRGFMAKINKRKSLLAYLKRTNYDSYAKLIAELGIRK; encoded by the coding sequence ATGTTAACAAAAGATACCAAAGCTAAACTTGTACAAAAGTTTGGTAAGGATAAAAAAAACACAGGTGCAATTGAAGTACAAATTGCACTATTAACTCAAGATATCGAGACATTAAAACCACACTTTCAAGCCAACCCAAAAGATAATCATTCTAAACGTGGTTTTATGGCTAAAATTAATAAACGTAAATCATTGCTTGCATATTTAAAAAGAACAAATTATGATTCATATGCAAAATTGATTGCTGAGTTAGGTATTAGAAAATAG
- a CDS encoding lipoprotein 17-related variable surface protein — translation MQNEYLEVNEIFRDIAYDIKSIKENYPSLVLSEPRHEISGDTGLSIEIDAKLNKAVKTLKFKVNGFSSLSNYNQSELAEFMKNFNSPVATREHTNKLSSEYNYRDYLDLFSDLDWHFDQEAKAKGITITLGNSTNQDGVKLVTIILTKNSAQLTKQIKITNFKTNAEYADYIFKQFFDQVPDILYTNNHSDKVPSTVNYDIVSLDEDTKSNLRSLATRFNITLGVKAQNNEGVFAQNGSKQVTLEAKIAGQVKTKDVIVEGFLTANESHKQTLPKIVAEIGNKNQTTKNHTDKGTNDPLSAYDNFEAFANDVQINFANIKNKYPGVSFESFYTVSNDDGSRTVSFNVKLGNESANIIITVEGFKTNQVVTNETVKKIKLAINEEYTTTKYANKLPSEASDLYTDIAEIDADLSTNLEQLATANGALITIKNKKANDEAGTMIISLDIVLDTQHYDEFFVAKGFTTPSARANAQLDAVINQLQTTYPTQTHQNEIPSTVDYATVNELATDLGINLSALTPKVNINFDKTRKAQNDDAKATKKVFLTLSINGYERSHAITITGFTTSRETEVKRINDFVNSFKKDYTTLLNNTKHASEVAYLSKEELKTDTNCDLSAQETANNVLINLISQTTNGDVKEVNLEVKSKQDSTIKATLKVNVRGFITSVQFEERVLFEYVNNFTNNQFTTINNSKAFPIDVSYSDVNKIINDGAKKLEVKAQEITTKYQINDNNRALRLELNNAVYVIDDDDNGTKTISLKAIYGNTTKVFNVIMTGFYSKKSKQYLEDKINEFINKKLDVKLINNGEMIEGAYRAKLPSQVPNGDILFTNKDGSAIDNKFQVSLIRKNANDTNHLLDVYYNVTYTENGNSLTSQERLKQIPTSDIKPIVDKLFDTSDFGYFKTTRAWKGFFNSEIHTFQALNDNFNTATNSADPRESDDFQVNYITKPSFPKGAENIKVEYEIAKYEINEFDYRENLDKYPSILLVRDINNNKITYDTYAQKRLRSIDLKNAFHRLDGTALLFIRSAEILYNKNRGWKYDKIKAWINIKYTYMNQTIYKSILSDYNAIKVANNPIVKYNSDWYKVYMEYYFDLSKSATTTRKNGKA, via the coding sequence ATGCAAAACGAATACTTAGAAGTTAATGAAATCTTTCGCGATATTGCTTATGACATTAAAAGTATTAAAGAAAACTACCCAAGCTTAGTCTTAAGTGAACCACGTCATGAAATAAGCGGCGATACCGGTTTAAGCATCGAAATCGATGCCAAACTTAATAAAGCAGTTAAAACCCTTAAATTTAAGGTTAATGGTTTTAGTTCGTTAAGTAACTATAACCAAAGCGAACTTGCTGAATTTATGAAAAACTTTAATTCACCTGTTGCAACTCGCGAACACACAAATAAACTTTCTAGCGAATACAACTATCGTGATTACTTAGATTTATTTAGTGATCTTGACTGACATTTTGACCAAGAAGCAAAAGCTAAAGGCATTACGATCACCCTTGGTAACTCAACCAACCAAGACGGCGTTAAACTAGTTACTATCATCTTAACTAAAAACTCAGCGCAGCTAACTAAACAAATTAAAATCACCAACTTTAAGACTAATGCTGAATATGCTGATTACATCTTTAAACAATTCTTTGACCAAGTTCCTGATATTCTTTACACCAATAATCATAGTGATAAAGTGCCAAGCACTGTAAACTATGACATTGTAAGCCTTGATGAAGATACCAAATCTAATTTACGCTCGCTTGCGACTCGTTTTAACATCACGCTTGGTGTTAAAGCACAAAATAATGAAGGTGTCTTTGCCCAAAACGGTAGCAAACAAGTAACCCTTGAAGCTAAAATTGCTGGACAAGTAAAAACCAAAGATGTAATCGTTGAAGGTTTTTTAACTGCCAACGAATCACACAAGCAAACCTTACCAAAAATTGTTGCCGAAATTGGTAACAAAAACCAAACAACTAAAAATCACACCGATAAGGGAACTAACGATCCTTTATCTGCTTACGACAATTTTGAAGCTTTTGCTAACGATGTGCAAATTAATTTTGCCAATATTAAAAATAAATATCCAGGTGTAAGCTTTGAAAGTTTTTATACAGTTTCGAATGATGATGGTTCTAGAACTGTTTCATTTAATGTTAAATTAGGTAATGAAAGCGCCAACATCATTATTACAGTTGAAGGCTTTAAAACCAACCAAGTTGTTACTAATGAAACAGTTAAAAAGATCAAACTTGCTATTAATGAAGAGTATACAACAACTAAATATGCCAATAAATTACCAAGCGAAGCAAGTGATTTATACACCGATATTGCCGAAATTGATGCCGATTTATCAACAAACCTTGAACAATTAGCAACAGCTAACGGTGCACTAATTACAATTAAAAACAAAAAAGCAAATGACGAAGCTGGAACAATGATTATCAGCCTTGATATTGTTCTTGATACACAACACTATGATGAATTCTTTGTTGCAAAAGGATTTACAACTCCTAGTGCTCGCGCTAACGCTCAACTTGATGCTGTTATTAATCAGTTACAAACAACTTATCCAACCCAAACACACCAAAACGAAATTCCAAGCACTGTAGATTATGCAACTGTTAATGAATTAGCAACTGATTTGGGAATTAACTTAAGCGCCCTAACACCAAAAGTTAATATTAATTTTGATAAAACTAGAAAAGCTCAAAATGATGATGCCAAAGCAACCAAAAAAGTGTTTTTAACTTTAAGTATTAATGGTTATGAACGTAGTCACGCCATTACTATTACTGGCTTTACTACTAGTCGTGAAACCGAAGTTAAAAGAATCAATGATTTTGTTAATAGCTTTAAGAAAGACTATACAACCTTACTTAATAACACAAAACACGCAAGCGAGGTTGCTTACCTTAGCAAAGAAGAACTTAAAACCGACACTAACTGTGACTTAAGTGCACAAGAAACAGCTAATAATGTTTTAATTAATCTAATTTCTCAAACAACTAACGGTGATGTTAAAGAAGTTAATTTAGAAGTTAAATCAAAACAAGATAGCACAATCAAAGCAACGCTAAAAGTTAATGTTCGCGGCTTTATTACAAGTGTACAGTTTGAAGAAAGAGTATTGTTTGAGTATGTTAATAACTTTACAAATAATCAGTTTACAACAATTAACAATAGCAAAGCATTCCCAATAGATGTATCCTACAGCGATGTTAATAAAATTATTAATGATGGTGCCAAAAAACTAGAAGTTAAAGCACAAGAAATTACAACTAAATACCAAATCAACGATAATAATCGCGCCTTAAGACTTGAACTTAATAATGCTGTTTATGTTATTGACGATGATGATAACGGTACCAAAACAATTAGTCTAAAAGCAATTTATGGTAATACTACAAAAGTCTTTAATGTCATTATGACTGGATTTTACAGCAAGAAAAGTAAACAATATCTTGAAGATAAAATCAACGAATTTATTAATAAGAAACTCGATGTTAAATTAATAAATAACGGCGAAATGATTGAAGGAGCCTACCGGGCAAAATTGCCTTCACAGGTACCTAATGGTGATATATTGTTTACTAATAAAGATGGCAGTGCAATTGATAATAAATTCCAGGTATCATTAATCCGAAAAAATGCAAATGACACTAATCATTTATTAGATGTTTACTATAATGTAACCTATACCGAAAACGGCAATTCACTTACTTCACAAGAAAGGCTTAAACAGATTCCAACTAGTGATATTAAGCCAATTGTTGATAAATTATTTGATACATCTGATTTTGGTTACTTTAAAACCACAAGAGCATGAAAAGGATTTTTTAATAGTGAAATCCACACATTTCAAGCTTTAAATGATAATTTTAATACCGCCACAAATTCCGCCGATCCTAGAGAAAGTGATGATTTTCAAGTTAACTACATAACTAAACCCTCTTTTCCTAAAGGGGCAGAAAATATAAAAGTTGAATATGAGATTGCTAAGTATGAAATAAATGAATTTGATTATAGAGAAAATCTAGATAAATACCCTTCAATACTTCTAGTTAGAGATATTAATAATAATAAAATAACATACGATACTTATGCACAAAAAAGGTTGCGTTCTATTGATTTAAAAAATGCCTTTCATCGTCTTGATGGCACTGCGTTGTTGTTTATTCGAAGTGCTGAGATTTTATACAATAAGAATAGAGGTTGAAAGTACGATAAAATTAAAGCATGAATTAATATTAAATATACATATATGAATCAAACAATTTACAAAAGTATATTATCAGATTATAATGCTATAAAAGTTGCTAATAATCCCATAGTTAAATACAATAGTGATTGATACAAAGTATATATGGAATACTACTTTGATTTATCAAAAAGCGCTACCACAACACGTAAAAACGGAAAAGCATAA
- a CDS encoding lipoprotein 17-related variable surface protein: protein MPIKEIANGINFSITQTPYFNFATNDTDQLKITATISRGNHASHVEFLISGFMSQTKKI, encoded by the coding sequence TTACCAATTAAAGAAATTGCTAACGGAATTAACTTTAGCATTACCCAAACTCCATACTTTAATTTTGCAACTAATGATACCGATCAACTTAAAATTACTGCAACTATTTCACGGGGTAATCACGCATCACATGTTGAGTTTTTAATTAGCGGTTTTATGTCGCAAACCAAAAAGATTTAG
- a CDS encoding lipoprotein 17-related variable surface protein, translated as MKLIVKNLSLNVDKKAEKEAFTVQNKDLQLIGVVPNEYSVSSHIHNLDAKNGSLQATITLIAKNGTSVDSSPITIDGFKKLDANDLDALSVASAVATLRGNLQAIKALNNDKLIITKNKGHLVPSEYMYTSDYDL; from the coding sequence ATGAAGCTTATTGTTAAGAATTTATCACTAAATGTTGATAAAAAAGCGGAAAAAGAAGCCTTTACAGTTCAAAATAAGGACTTACAGTTAATTGGTGTTGTCCCTAATGAATATAGTGTTAGCTCGCATATTCATAATCTTGATGCTAAAAATGGAAGCTTACAAGCCACCATTACTTTAATTGCTAAAAATGGAACCTCAGTCGACTCTAGCCCAATTACAATTGATGGTTTTAAAAAGCTTGATGCTAACGATCTTGATGCCTTAAGTGTTGCTAGCGCTGTGGCAACACTTCGTGGTAATTTGCAAGCGATTAAAGCGCTTAATAATGATAAATTAATAATCACTAAAAACAAAGGACATTTAGTGCCTAGTGAATATATGTATACTAGTGATTATGATTTATAA
- a CDS encoding leucine-rich repeat domain-containing protein gives MWYKRQCFNGKYFKIENGVLDRKWKNGKESEINIDCVLSVPEEITELKLFSFYNAKIKKIVLPKSLIKAGADTFYMAMIQTLKFKEGMTELGDSVFNKATIENIILPKSLKIIKKFAFKRSTINSLVIPEGVVELGEDAFWRANINNLVLPESLETMGMSPFHEVNIKNIKAPRSLYKKYAKAFDKLEQNQDVYIEYY, from the coding sequence CTGTGATACAAAAGACAGTGTTTCAATGGAAAATATTTCAAGATTGAAAATGGGGTTTTAGATAGAAAATGAAAAAATGGTAAAGAATCTGAAATAAATATTGATTGTGTTTTAAGCGTTCCTGAAGAGATAACCGAACTCAAGCTTTTTTCATTTTATAATGCAAAAATTAAAAAAATAGTGCTGCCAAAAAGTTTAATCAAAGCTGGTGCAGACACATTTTACATGGCAATGATCCAAACACTAAAATTCAAAGAAGGAATGACTGAATTGGGTGACAGTGTATTTAATAAAGCAACGATTGAAAATATAATTCTTCCTAAGAGTTTGAAGATAATTAAAAAATTTGCATTTAAACGTTCAACAATAAATTCACTTGTCATTCCAGAAGGAGTAGTTGAATTGGGAGAGGACGCATTTTGAAGAGCCAACATTAATAATTTGGTACTTCCTGAAAGTTTGGAGACAATGGGAATGTCTCCGTTTCATGAAGTGAATATCAAAAATATCAAGGCACCACGATCACTTTACAAGAAATACGCTAAAGCTTTTGATAAATTAGAACAAAACCAAGATGTATACATTGAATACTATTAG
- the cypl gene encoding ABC transporter thiamine pyrophosphate-binding lipoprotein p37/Cypl — MKFTGKLFTLPISLLPLIATVSCFDNANDENGEWDSEITIKNEWINYGFQGTKLESDFLVFLGDRFNEIKNANPKTRNKPNVSFVFETNADSTSMFLELEADNKKQDVAILNYGNFATDFQDINTNSMWQKNLKFKLVAQTSTLKFSWNGTDNVYYESGLDNDPLRKLAEDNNIKWFKETGLEYPEWQEHSNIVPFDGSKYTSFYSNDKELTYVYSGAIYIAGNKKQRDEIITDWNNKDFDRFISHNLVFENNHQAGTYKYQAAILARHFGKSIKEINEILNNPDKNNNYVIRGLPASKTLGKTANGQIARIGFAHEGELNWTRDEGDQKLFCPDGFLRNKDYDDPSNAVIRVLCMTNPAPYDVVLARKNFNDEQLKILTQTLTSLSLEENIYGIYTGYNKFQKIDFGLFKKFVLLQIQAETVKNLVNDIPEIGK, encoded by the coding sequence ATGAAATTTACAGGTAAATTATTTACTTTACCAATTTCATTATTGCCTTTGATAGCAACAGTAAGTTGTTTTGATAATGCCAATGATGAAAACGGTGAATGAGACTCGGAAATTACTATTAAAAATGAGTGAATTAACTATGGTTTTCAAGGTACAAAACTCGAATCGGATTTTTTAGTATTTTTAGGTGATCGATTTAACGAGATTAAAAATGCTAACCCTAAGACTAGAAATAAACCAAATGTTAGTTTTGTTTTTGAAACAAATGCTGATTCTACCTCAATGTTTTTAGAGCTTGAAGCTGATAATAAAAAACAAGATGTAGCAATTCTTAACTATGGTAATTTTGCTACGGATTTTCAAGATATAAACACTAATTCGATGTGACAAAAAAATCTAAAATTTAAGCTTGTAGCGCAAACAAGTACATTAAAATTTTCTTGAAACGGAACCGATAATGTTTATTATGAATCTGGTTTAGACAACGACCCATTACGAAAATTAGCAGAAGATAATAATATTAAATGGTTTAAGGAAACTGGTCTTGAGTATCCTGAATGACAAGAACATTCTAATATTGTGCCTTTCGATGGTTCGAAATACACTTCGTTTTATTCTAATGATAAAGAATTAACATATGTTTATAGCGGGGCAATTTATATAGCCGGAAATAAAAAACAAAGAGATGAAATAATTACTGATTGAAACAATAAAGATTTTGATCGTTTTATTAGTCATAATTTAGTTTTTGAAAATAATCATCAGGCCGGAACGTATAAATATCAAGCCGCAATTTTGGCTCGTCATTTTGGTAAATCAATTAAAGAAATTAATGAAATTTTAAATAATCCTGATAAAAATAATAATTATGTAATTCGTGGACTGCCAGCTTCGAAAACGCTTGGAAAAACTGCGAACGGACAAATTGCAAGAATCGGTTTTGCACATGAAGGCGAGTTAAATTGAACTCGTGATGAAGGTGATCAAAAGCTTTTTTGTCCAGACGGTTTTTTAAGAAACAAGGATTATGATGATCCAAGCAACGCGGTAATTCGGGTTTTATGTATGACAAATCCTGCTCCTTATGATGTGGTTTTAGCACGAAAAAACTTCAATGATGAACAACTCAAAATCTTAACTCAGACACTAACATCGCTGTCTTTAGAAGAAAATATTTACGGAATTTATACGGGTTATAATAAATTTCAAAAAATTGATTTTGGTTTATTTAAGAAATTTGTTTTACTGCAAATTCAAGCGGAAACAGTAAAAAATTTAGTTAATGATATTCCTGAGATCGGAAAATAA
- a CDS encoding phosphonate ABC transporter ATP-binding protein: protein MKNILEINNISFQYKKDESSILENINLSFKPSEMVAIIGPSGIGKSTLFKLIVRNKKPTSGVIKINDQDISTFSKKHWKNQMQQIGFLTQEPNLIETEDVYTNIKRSIFEYKNWFFKLVNFLTLAQRTKIFQTLDDLEMLDKAFYKIIDLSGGQKQRVEITKLLIKNAKIILADEPTSNLDYLTAKDVLAVLRQLTKEKNLLTIVNIHDLSLVKDFFDRIIILNDKNVILDRSTKGIELCDIENMIKKTI from the coding sequence ATGAAAAACATATTAGAAATTAACAATATATCGTTTCAATATAAAAAAGATGAGAGTTCTATTTTAGAAAATATTAATTTGAGTTTCAAACCTAGTGAAATGGTAGCGATTATTGGTCCAAGTGGAATTGGTAAGAGTACGTTATTTAAGTTAATTGTTAGAAATAAAAAACCTACAAGCGGGGTAATTAAAATTAACGACCAAGACATCTCGACCTTTAGCAAAAAACATTGAAAAAATCAAATGCAACAAATTGGGTTTTTGACTCAAGAACCAAATTTAATTGAAACAGAAGATGTATATACGAATATAAAACGATCTATATTCGAGTATAAAAACTGATTTTTTAAATTAGTTAATTTTTTAACTTTAGCGCAAAGAACTAAGATTTTTCAAACGTTAGATGATCTTGAGATGCTTGATAAGGCTTTTTATAAGATTATTGACTTAAGCGGTGGTCAGAAGCAACGTGTTGAAATTACCAAATTATTAATAAAAAACGCGAAAATTATCTTGGCTGATGAACCAACATCAAATCTTGATTATTTAACAGCAAAAGATGTACTTGCAGTTTTAAGACAACTAACCAAAGAAAAGAATCTTCTTACGATTGTAAACATTCATGACTTAAGTTTAGTGAAAGATTTTTTCGATCGAATTATTATTTTAAATGATAAAAATGTTATTTTGGATCGAAGTACAAAAGGAATAGAATTATGCGATATAGAAAACATGATAAAGAAAACAATATAA
- a CDS encoding ABC transporter permease subunit has product MRYRKHDKENNITFNSNAFAYFVESQKTKTSSKILPIYRRILIFLLVVLIVIIFVFQNYNLRVDNFSLLWERIKNIFVFDTRSDFLSGPLSGEYVNLWSLSFKYLYYTIKYALVGTFIGFILALVTVTLSYKEINNKYFAYILKGFILVLRAIPELVFIRVFLMTFRDEVSLIFVFIWFSWLWLHKYYIELLEKTNLKSYQISVMQGNSKYVAFKREILPRVQSKITALFLYSFESNIKWSSILGALSLPGIGALIKKGYSSTGEFKQLGIPLFVLVCFIIILEIINVLVKKYLFEGRTKALKIETNLPKNKLYTKLSKQKNIRKIILIVFLLLISAYVIYVLVRTKFLLHNLDAIRAFAGKLFQPNWKVLNFASGDFAVNPLLMLIKCFEFSILSLVIIICLTLLFIRFSSFKISNKYSAFSIRIMCVLMRTVPVIVLFYVFKPIFVSPFFLLIILISSFETGNLVKQMTEAVENLSQNKINNLRLQGYSNNQIYCCFVIPMIKKELTAMLIFYFEIVFRNTLTFSVFVGKELEFGNQIWSTLDNAKSYHPEIAVAYIWLGTIAIIGINLGGQFIKKII; this is encoded by the coding sequence ATGCGATATAGAAAACATGATAAAGAAAACAATATAACTTTTAATTCTAATGCTTTTGCCTATTTTGTTGAAAGTCAAAAAACAAAAACCTCAAGCAAAATTTTGCCAATTTATCGTCGTATTTTGATTTTTTTGTTAGTTGTATTAATTGTTATTATTTTCGTTTTTCAAAATTATAATTTGCGAGTAGATAATTTTTCTTTACTTTGGGAACGGATAAAAAATATTTTCGTTTTTGATACACGAAGTGATTTTTTGTCTGGGCCTCTTAGTGGCGAATATGTAAATTTGTGATCCTTAAGTTTTAAATATTTATATTACACAATTAAATATGCGCTGGTTGGCACATTTATTGGTTTTATTCTTGCTTTAGTAACCGTAACTTTATCATATAAAGAAATAAATAATAAGTATTTTGCTTATATTTTAAAAGGATTCATTTTGGTTCTAAGGGCTATTCCTGAGCTAGTATTTATCCGTGTTTTTTTAATGACATTTCGTGATGAAGTAAGTTTAATTTTTGTTTTTATTTGATTCAGTTGACTTTGACTACACAAATACTATATTGAACTTTTGGAAAAAACAAATCTTAAGTCATATCAAATTTCGGTGATGCAAGGTAACTCAAAATATGTTGCTTTTAAAAGAGAAATTTTACCTCGCGTTCAAAGCAAAATTACAGCCCTTTTCTTATATTCTTTTGAGTCAAATATTAAATGATCATCAATATTGGGGGCGCTTTCACTTCCGGGAATCGGTGCATTGATTAAAAAAGGATATTCTTCAACTGGAGAATTTAAGCAATTGGGCATTCCGCTTTTTGTGTTGGTTTGTTTTATTATTATTTTAGAAATTATTAATGTTCTTGTAAAAAAATATTTATTCGAAGGAAGAACAAAAGCACTAAAAATTGAGACTAATTTACCAAAAAATAAACTGTATACAAAACTTTCGAAGCAAAAAAATATCCGCAAAATAATTCTAATAGTATTTCTTTTACTAATTAGTGCATATGTAATTTATGTACTTGTAAGAACAAAATTTTTACTACATAATTTGGATGCAATTCGCGCATTTGCTGGAAAATTATTTCAGCCAAATTGAAAGGTTTTGAATTTTGCTTCGGGCGATTTTGCTGTTAATCCGTTACTAATGTTGATTAAATGTTTTGAGTTTAGTATTTTATCACTTGTGATTATTATTTGTCTCACACTTCTTTTTATTCGTTTTTCAAGTTTTAAAATTAGTAACAAATATTCCGCATTTTCAATTCGGATAATGTGTGTTTTAATGCGAACAGTACCCGTAATTGTTTTATTTTATGTTTTTAAACCAATATTTGTATCACCATTTTTCTTGCTAATTATTTTAATAAGTAGTTTTGAAACAGGCAACTTGGTTAAACAAATGACTGAAGCAGTTGAGAATTTAAGTCAAAATAAAATTAATAACTTACGTTTGCAAGGTTATTCTAATAATCAGATATATTGTTGTTTTGTTATCCCGATGATTAAAAAAGAATTAACTGCAATGCTAATTTTCTATTTTGAAATTGTCTTTCGTAATACATTGACCTTTAGTGTTTTTGTCGGTAAAGAACTAGAATTTGGTAATCAAATTTGAAGTACGTTAGATAATGCTAAAAGCTATCACCCGGAGATTGCAGTGGCGTATATTTGATTAGGAACTATTGCGATTATAGGGATTAATTTAGGTGGTCAGTTTATTAAAAAAATAATATAA